The following coding sequences are from one Streptomyces sp. NBC_01232 window:
- a CDS encoding CocE/NonD family hydrolase, producing the protein MERTTTAAAVAALLAATALGLAPHQAQAANAPAATTTAAAPQAAPADLRFHDIPGSGGITLKGNVFTPAGAQSGRKYPLIVLPTSWGMPQIEYIAQAKKLADSGYVVVSYTSRGFWLSGGRIEVAGPPDIADVSAVIDWALANTPADADRIGLGGVSYGAGISLLASAHDPRVKAVVAMSGWADLIESIYSGRTQHLQAAGLLGAAGYLTGRPGPELQSILGDFLGSRLDREQQMIEWGRKRSAAEQVDRINANGAAIMLGNAWGDTIFPPNQYAKFYERLTGPKRLEFRPGDHATAEGTGLLGLPNDTWTNAHRWFDRYLKGERNGVDTEAPVQIKSRSDSGYEGYADWASVGSGGTERLALSDSEHLFANVDSGANGGVVLLSSVLDQFFKAPPVASIPLLPRAFAGVWQSERYDRARRIRGTAKLHTTVTPTKGDGTFVAYLYDVGPLGIGKLVSNAPYTFHGKTPGQAFGVDLELFSTAYDVPAGHRLALVVDTVDPLYIEHNPTGAQLTFSSPQGDPSYVSVPLRER; encoded by the coding sequence ATGGAACGCACCACCACCGCCGCAGCCGTGGCGGCACTCCTGGCGGCGACCGCCCTGGGCCTGGCCCCCCACCAGGCCCAGGCGGCCAACGCGCCCGCCGCCACCACCACCGCCGCCGCCCCGCAGGCCGCTCCGGCGGACCTGCGCTTTCACGACATCCCCGGATCCGGCGGCATCACCCTCAAGGGCAACGTCTTCACCCCGGCCGGAGCGCAGAGCGGCCGGAAGTATCCCCTGATCGTGCTGCCCACCAGCTGGGGCATGCCGCAGATCGAATACATCGCCCAGGCCAAGAAGCTCGCCGACTCCGGCTATGTCGTGGTCAGTTACACCTCACGGGGCTTCTGGCTCTCCGGCGGCCGGATCGAGGTGGCCGGGCCGCCGGACATCGCCGATGTCTCCGCCGTCATCGACTGGGCCCTCGCCAACACCCCCGCCGACGCGGACCGCATCGGACTGGGCGGGGTCTCGTACGGCGCCGGCATCAGCCTGCTGGCCTCGGCGCACGACCCGCGCGTCAAGGCCGTGGTCGCGATGAGCGGCTGGGCCGACCTCATCGAATCCATCTACTCGGGCCGCACCCAGCACCTCCAGGCCGCCGGGCTGCTCGGCGCCGCCGGCTACCTCACCGGCCGCCCCGGCCCCGAACTCCAGTCGATCCTGGGCGACTTCCTGGGCTCCCGGCTGGACCGCGAACAGCAGATGATCGAGTGGGGCAGAAAGCGCTCGGCCGCCGAGCAGGTGGACCGGATCAACGCCAACGGCGCCGCGATCATGCTCGGCAACGCCTGGGGCGACACGATCTTCCCGCCCAACCAGTACGCGAAGTTCTACGAGCGGCTGACCGGCCCCAAGCGGCTGGAGTTCCGGCCGGGCGACCACGCCACCGCCGAGGGCACCGGCCTGCTCGGCCTGCCCAACGACACCTGGACCAACGCCCACCGCTGGTTCGACCGCTACCTCAAGGGCGAGCGCAACGGCGTCGACACCGAGGCCCCGGTACAGATCAAGTCCCGCAGCGACAGCGGCTACGAGGGCTACGCCGACTGGGCGTCGGTCGGCTCCGGCGGCACCGAGAGACTCGCGCTCTCCGACAGCGAGCACCTCTTCGCGAACGTCGACTCCGGGGCCAACGGCGGCGTGGTCCTGCTCTCCAGCGTCCTCGACCAGTTCTTCAAGGCGCCCCCGGTCGCCTCGATCCCGCTCCTCCCCCGGGCCTTCGCCGGCGTCTGGCAGTCGGAGCGCTACGACCGGGCCCGCCGGATCCGCGGCACCGCGAAGCTGCACACCACCGTCACGCCCACCAAGGGCGACGGCACCTTCGTCGCCTACCTCTACGACGTCGGCCCGCTCGGCATCGGCAAGCTGGTCAGCAACGCCCCGTACACCTTCCACGGCAAGACCCCGGGCCAGGCCTTCGGCGTGGACCTGGAGCTCTTCTCGACCGCCTACGACGTGCCCGCGGGCCACCGGCTCGCCCTCGTCGTCGACACCGTCGACCCGCTCTACATCGAGCACAACCCCACCGGCGCGCAGCTGACCTTCTCCTCGCCGCAGGGCGACCCCAGCTACGTCTCGGTGCCGCTTCGCGAGCGGTGA
- a CDS encoding L,D-transpeptidase, which produces MSRTRRTAIAGTALLAAALTACSGGSDGASDDKGKEESKPKAPMAVSVNLTGDQVKAGQPVTVTVAEGKLAQVKVTDAKGAELPGKISDDGKSWTSERNAPPGAEYKVEAQNTDSQSATTQFKTGPADKVNKVSINISKGSTVGVAMPVSLVFDNPVTNKADVEKQLKVTTSDNTEGSWGWMKDHDGKDRVDWRPKDYWKSGTDVKVDMQLNGVDSGKGGGLFARDYNTEFKIGKDRRVQVSLDSKKLTVTEDGQAQKAIPISAGTPGGKKASWSGKMVIMTKEGTIRMDSQTVGLDNAYDKMVDYSMRLTWSGMYAHAAPWNEANFGRSNSSSGCVGMSDANAKEFFGQSQVGDLFEVVGEGSKGQAPIGNGYGEWNLSWDEWKAKSALSAAPQNG; this is translated from the coding sequence TTGAGCCGCACACGCCGCACCGCCATTGCGGGCACCGCACTCCTGGCCGCCGCGCTGACCGCCTGCTCGGGCGGGAGTGACGGCGCGAGCGACGACAAGGGCAAGGAAGAGTCGAAGCCGAAGGCGCCCATGGCGGTCTCGGTGAACCTCACGGGCGATCAGGTCAAGGCGGGTCAGCCGGTGACGGTGACCGTCGCCGAGGGCAAGCTGGCGCAGGTGAAGGTGACCGACGCCAAGGGCGCGGAGCTGCCGGGGAAGATATCCGACGACGGGAAGTCCTGGACCTCGGAGCGCAACGCCCCGCCCGGTGCGGAGTACAAGGTCGAGGCCCAGAACACCGACAGCCAGAGCGCCACCACGCAGTTCAAGACCGGCCCCGCCGACAAGGTGAACAAGGTCTCGATCAACATCTCCAAGGGCAGCACGGTGGGCGTGGCGATGCCGGTGTCCCTCGTCTTCGACAACCCGGTGACGAACAAGGCCGACGTGGAGAAGCAGCTCAAGGTCACCACCTCGGACAACACCGAGGGTTCCTGGGGCTGGATGAAGGACCACGACGGCAAGGACCGCGTCGACTGGCGGCCCAAGGACTACTGGAAGTCCGGCACGGACGTGAAGGTCGACATGCAACTGAACGGGGTCGACTCCGGCAAGGGCGGCGGGCTGTTCGCGCGCGACTACAACACCGAGTTCAAGATCGGCAAGGACCGCCGGGTCCAGGTCAGCCTCGACTCCAAGAAGTTGACGGTGACCGAGGACGGCCAGGCGCAGAAGGCGATCCCGATCTCGGCCGGCACTCCCGGCGGCAAGAAGGCCTCCTGGTCCGGGAAGATGGTGATCATGACCAAGGAGGGCACCATCCGGATGGACTCCCAGACGGTGGGCCTGGACAACGCGTACGACAAGATGGTCGATTACTCGATGCGCCTGACCTGGTCCGGCATGTACGCGCACGCAGCGCCGTGGAACGAGGCCAACTTCGGCCGCTCCAACAGCAGTTCCGGCTGCGTGGGGATGAGCGACGCCAACGCCAAGGAGTTCTTCGGCCAGTCCCAGGTCGGCGACCTCTTCGAGGTGGTCGGCGAGGGCTCCAAGGGCCAGGCTCCGATCGGCAACGGCTACGGCGAGTGGAACCTCTCCTGGGACGAGTGGAAGGCCAAGAGCGCCCTGTCGGCCGCCCCGCAGAACGGCTGA